The Nicotiana tomentosiformis chromosome 9, ASM39032v3, whole genome shotgun sequence genome contains the following window.
aacttgcaaaatttcatagacaaacatattttttaaaaaatattcggaaaataaatatttattttatggacAAACGGATCCTAAGTGTTCGTATCGAATGTTTGTgtctaattaaaataaatatattaaaaaaatcatCAAATCAAAGTTAAAAATTTGTATCACTTGATCATAATTGCTTCCAAGTGATCGGGTGTTTATGTCCAATTAAAAAAATTAACTTATAATATCATCAAATCAAAGTAAaaaagtgtgtatatatatatatatattatatgtcgATTTTTCATATTTCTCTATTtatttacttttttatattttgacataTTTAATTAAAATCATGTTCCGCCACTTGACACATATCTTATTTTTTATTCACTTGGTACAAACACTCAACGCAAGTAAAGTTTTACCCCACACACtatcttgaattcctattttcAATTTACAGGAAGTTTGGATTACCATTTAATTCCCCAACAATTAATAACGTCAGCAGTAATTAAGTAGCGCAGCATTGATATTTTGGTTCTTGGTCGTGATGCTTCTTAAGGCCCGTTTGTCCATAAAAAAAAAAGTTCTCTCCGTTTACTTTTATTTGtccaatatattaaaaatatattttcactattacttgtccactatactaaattaagaaaaatacaaTCTTTTTTTGTTGTTATACCCTTAtccttaattactcattttcaaACTTATTTCCCAATACTTTTTGAAAGGCTATCATTGTTAGGGGTTGTATGGTAAAATGCATACtatctttattattttttaaaggcCGTAAAAAGTCcaaagtggacaagtaaaagggaacagagggagtaatttaaatttttttaaaaaaatatatttgtccataaaattttgcaagtttttggaactttttcgaaaatgagttttgactactttttcaaaaaatttagaattttttttccccactcacaaaactataatattttttcaagtgaaatgtatgtccaaacataaatttaaatttCTAATACCGTTTTTCAACTTAACTCTAAATACTACtagtttttttcaaaaattataatttttatgttcatacgccttcttaaatggatttttccaaatttttaaataaaaaaatatgcaACACAGGAGTTCAAGACAATTATTCAAAGTAGATCTAGTGGTGTAAAATAGTAATCTCAGATTACAGTGAATTGGCTTTGATTTTGTTAATGTACTGTGCTTTGATCAGATTTATGAGGCAAATTGGAAAAAACATAGAGCGGGAAAGCAAAGacaaatgaaaatatttttgacttTTTTGCCCTTAACCACAGATTTCGGGTTCGAGTCTTGATTATAGAGTCGCTGAACGCTTTACTCCCAATGTGGGACTTTATGGTGCAAATTTAAATTTAATCGGACTCCAATACGAATACCGGTAGTGGACACCAGTTGGAAAACCAAAAAATAAATACTTCTTTCGAATTAATTTATATGAACACATTTGACTGACACGAAgtttaaagaaaagaaaagacttttaaacttgtgaTGTAAAATAaggcatatatattttgtgtggttataaatcattatataaaagtaaattattttcatataagaaaaaaaaaagtcatttttttgacactgagaaaaagaaaataggttcaatTTCAAACAACCTAATATATTTTTGGATACGATAAGGGAACGCTTTTTAAGAAAGAAACAGAATCATTTTATATCACTCTTTTTATCTCCCAATGAATTCCTTACCAAACTCTCAACACTCTTTTACCCTTCCTTCACTCTTCTTCTCTCCAGAGGTACTCTCTAATTTTCCcttctattttcatgattcttttttttgtatatttatataacgatttatcttttaaaaaattatatatttttaattgttttaaaaaataataacctATAAaatgtataatttttatataagtGTGTatcatatacaaaaaaatattgtacatattttatatacttttgaCTAGTGAATTTAATTATATACTTTTGTATTTGTCATTTTTCTTTGGGCGTTGAATAGGGCATGGACTGTACTGTCGATGAATTTTTGGTAGATGAACTCCTTGacttctccaataattgttccaCTGAAAACGAAGAGCACCCACAGGGGTATAACGGTAAAAAGCCAGAGAAAGTTGAAGCTGAAAATGTTACCAATTTATCTGGAAAACAAGATTTTGGTGAACTCCATTTTCCGGTAAGAACTATTTTTCGTGAAaagaaactttttttttttaactacaGGAATTAATGAGAGCTGTTTTTAATTTTTAGGAAAATGACGAGGATAACCTCGAATGGCTAGCTCATTTTGTTGAAGATTCATTCACGTACACTGCCGGAAAATTACCGAACCAGGGGGAGATGAAAACTCCGGTCCAAGACAGCAAGTCATGCTTCACCACTCCGGTTCAAACCGGGTCAAGAACCAAACGTACAACCGCCGCCCGAGTTTGGTCACTTTCATTGACCGAGTCAGCTTCtacttcctcttcctcttcctccacTACAACAACAATGTCGTTCTCGTTATCACCTTGTATTGTTCATACAGCCGAGTCGATAGTACGGAAGCCGGCGGCGAATAAGCGGAGGAAGAAGGCGGCGGGAGGTGGGGTCCAGCCGCGGCGGTGTAGCCATTGTGGCGTACAAAAGACTCCACAGTGGCGGGCCGGTCCAATGGGTGCAAAAACTCTTTGCAATGCATGTGGGGTCCGATTTAAATCCGGTCGGCTCTTGCCGGAGTACCGGCCGGCTTGCAGCCCGACGTTTTCGACCCAGCTACATTCCAACAATCACCGGAAAGTTTTAGAGATGCGGCGGAAGATGGAAGTAGAAGGCGGCGGTTTGGCTCGACCCGGTTcagaatttttgaaaaattaacttTAACAGGGTAGGTTTGTTTTTATTCGAATTAAAAGTAGGTTTATGGACTTTTTATTTTAGTGAAGAAGTAGTAGAAATTTTAGAGGGAAAAAGGAAGAACCGGAGTTGGGTCCGGTTTATTGTGCATTTCTGATGCGAGATGATAGATACTAGATAGTGTAGTAGGTTTTCTACGTGTAACGGATATATATTTACATTCGTAATGTTAGGTGTATATTTATCTTTTGTTTATATTTGGTGTTTATTTTTAGCAAAGTGAAGTTTATATCTTATAATATTATCTTACTGTGTATAATTAAAATTTAACTTTTCAAAATTATCCCAATCATTTTGATATTCCTTTGCTATCAATACATTTCGGTACTTTATTTTGTAAAATATCATGTAAGAGTTGTGATGTTATGAAGATGTCCCATTTATTATGTAAAGTTAGAATAATCGTAGTAAGTTTTAATATGACACAAAgtataacaaaaataatatttaaactaCACTGATAATTAAATTATATCAATGAGGTAAATTTATCTGCACTTGGATATTTAAATATCGGTCTGCAATATTTTAGGCACCTTTTAGGATATACATGAATTGATCAGACAAAtaactattaattaaattaaattaaaataattcATTCATTCGCAATTAATATTTTTCTAGAAAATAATAAGTGCATATACAACACATCGGCATCGGTTAAAGTCATGGGTAATGGATTAAGCATTTGTTGGGCTGGGCTCGCTCAATCCGAAGCCTTTCTAATCATTGAATCATAAGATTTTAGAAAACTTCAAGTTATCTTtatttataagtagcttattacaAAAATTGACAAATTCATAagatattactaatattagcaaATAAGctataaaatattaaattattacttttttttgagtgggtgttattagaatagattgggtatatcttaaggagcttgaatctcagtttttggataatttggtggagttttgagaTGATCTGAATTGAAATtttgaagtagaagatgaacatgaaaacaatgatatgtgtatcacactgtgtatcattagcacatatgtatcatatttgtatcaaatgtgtatcacatgtgTACCTGTGGCGTGATATatatgtttgatacatgtgtcgcagaagaattttttgaactcgattttaactacgaattttgataccaaatcagtccaaattACCGTCAATCTTCttcaattttgtatattgactcattatatattttcaatgaatttcaaccataaCCATTGAAAAAGGtctttttgcttagattttttgaatcttgtatatatatatattttttgtatttcatcaccttatttgctacctcatccataaaattttctttcagtcttgcatctaatgttgttgATCACACTTTAAAATATGGAAACAGATCTTTGCGTGTGATTTTTGGAGAGAAAAAATCTTATTATTtgggttttcaatttttatatgtgtttggctagttttggtaagtgTATGATCaatggctagaggttggtaagttaggacttatttgggacatttctGTAAGATTTTCTAAGATTTTTAGTTTgaaatttcaggacaaaataagtatTGGCTTATCTCTAATCGCATCCCTGAGAATGACTATCTGGTCAAATTCACTATTTACTTTTTTAgcgatatatataaattatatactaattatacatatatattatatatttatcaGTTATTTTAATTTATGCGGTTGAATATGCGACCATTTGGGTTAACTCTTCTAGAATTAAGTTCTTTAATTCTAAAAAGATAACATGTGTTATGAATAAAAGCAATATAGCAAGAACTATGTAATTAATTAGAACTTAACATAAGAAGGGAATGATAATATTAGAAGAGAGGATTTCTACACTTTCAGAGTATCTCCAATAGGTTCATCAATGAACCTATTTGTAGACATAATTCGTTGTTACAAAAACTAATCCAAAACCTGTTATGAATACAGAACGAATCCATAACCAATCCAAAACATGTTATGGAAGATATCCACCGTTGCAAGTGGACGAATCCAATTGCAGGATTTATAATACTCCCCTTTGAATGTGCAATaacagataatgtgcctcgttaaaaccttactaagaAAAAAAATCTTGTGGGAAAAACTCTTaatgaagaaaaaagagtacgcATATCTTGTAATACGCATTATTTACTGCctagttaaaaaccttgccaggaaaacccagtgggataaAATATTagttaaggaaaaaagagtacaacgtgtaTCTTACTCCCCCTAATGAAaactttgtttcaaatatttgagtcttcgcattccaatcttgtataccatcttctcaaaagttgaacttgacaaagatttagtgaataaatctgtcggattgtcacttgaacggatttgttgcacatcaatgttaTCATTTTTCTGACGATCACGtatgtagaataattttggtgaaatgtgcttcattctatctccttttataaatcctccattcaattgggctatgcatgcagtattgtcttcgtataaaattgtggatcttttatcacattccaaaccatatttttcttaaataaaatgaatcaccGTTCTCAACCATAcgtattccctacttgcttcatgaatagctgttatctcagcatgatttgaagaagtagcaacaatagattgctttgtggagcgccatgatatgacagtacctccatatgtaaacatgtacccgatttgagatcgaacTTTATAAAGATCAAATAAATAACATGCATCTACATAACCAATAAGATTTGCACTACCTTTGTTCGAATAAgataaacccatatcaagagttccctttaaataatgcaatatatgcttaatcctgttccaatgtctctgtgtaggagaagagctatatgttgctagtaaattaacagaaaatgctatatCGGGcattgtagcattagcaagatacataagtgcaccaattgcactaagttggggtatttcaggaccaaggagtttctcatcctcttctggaggtcggaacggatccctattcacttcaagtgatcgaacaaccattggtgtacttaatgggtgcgctttgtccatgtaaaaatattttaaggccctttatgtataggcaaattgatggataaagatcccatctgcaaaatgttcaatttgcagaccaagacaaagttttgtctttccaagttctttcatctcaaattctttcttaagatattcaattgccttttgtagctcttctggagttccaacaagatttatgtcatcaacataaacaacaagtataacaaattttaATGCAATTTTCTTTAtgaaaatatatggacaaataacatcatttatgtaaccttctttcagtaaatattcactgaggcgattatatcacatgcgcccaTATTGCTTTAAATTGTaaaaagatctttgtaatctgattgaatatattttccgagattttgaatatgtttcaggcattttaaatccttcaggatttttcatgtaaattttattattaagtgAACCATACAGATAAGTTGTaactacatccattagatgtatttcaagcctttcataTAGGTCTAAACTGaagagatatcgaaatgttatggcatccataacgggtgaatatattTTATcgtaatcgactccaggtcgttgtgagaatccttgtgcaacaaggcgtgccttgtatcttttaattttatttgtatcatttttttcgtacaaaaacccatttatgaccaactggttttataccagcaggtactggtccaaagacctcccTTTTAGCAAGTGAGTTCAATTTTGATTGAATTGCCTCTTGcaattttggccaatcagatctttctCGACATTCTTTGagagatcggggttcaagatcctcactatcttgcataatgttaagtgcaacattatatacaaaaatattatccaccactatttcatatcgatttaaattaatcctaTCACCAGTAGAaattattaaaagttcctcactcacttgagtcttgggttcattgatttcttcaggaatcttagAACTAAtaagatcttgggtctcttcaggagattcCTTCAtagtatcattttgatcatttgttgattttctttttctgggATTTCAATCATTAGAACCCAAAGTCttccacgcttcaggcgtgctttaggttcactagctctcatactagtagatggtcctgctgggacatcaatttaGATAGGTATATTCTTtgtagggatatgtgacttagttatccttttcaaatcagtaaatgcgtctgccatttgatttgctatattctgtaaatggatgatcttctggacctcctgattacatatatgatcaaaatgagataatgatgaaacttttcacacaatttatcttttgatttcctttttatCTCTCCCTAATTGTgaaaaatttatttcatcaaatcaaGCAGTAAATAAGTCTTCCGTCAATGGTTCAAAATAGCGAATAATAGCGGGTGAGCCAAACCCAAcgtatattcctaaccttctctagGGACCCATCTTACTGCGCAacggtggtgctactggcacatatacagcacaatcaaaaattcgtagatgagcaatatttggttcatgaccaaaaactaattgtgacggagaatatttattagaATGTGTAGGTCTGAGACAAATAAGTGATGTTGCATGCAAGATAGAATGGCCCCAAATattagtgggcaattttgttttcataagtagtagtcttgctatcaattgtaggagtttaataaatgactatgtaaggccattttgagtatgaacgtAAGGTacatgatgttcaacttttatcccaactgatagataataatcatcaaaagcttgagaagTGTAttttccagcattatcaaggcggatagcctttatatgataatttgggaattgtgcccttaatcaaATTATTTGGGCTAAAAGCTTTGCAAACACTAGGTTACGAGATGATAGTAGgtacacatgagaccatcttgaagatgcatctattaggaccataaaatatctaaacaacccacttggtgggtgaataagtccacatatatccccatgtatacgctcTAAAAAGATAGGAGATTCAATGTCAACCTTCATTGGttatggtctagtgatcattttaccgtgataacaagcatcataagaaaattcatcatttgtaagaatcttcacgttctttaatggatgcccactcgagttttaagtaattcgtctcatcattattgatccaggatggactaagcggccatgccaaagcacaaaagtatttgaattagTAAACTTCTAGTTTACTATGGAGTGTGCTTTAACTGTACTAatttttgaatagtataagccagaagataaagttggtaacttttctacaatgcacttccgg
Protein-coding sequences here:
- the LOC104086194 gene encoding GATA transcription factor 5-like, giving the protein MNSLPNSQHSFTLPSLFFSPEGMDCTVDEFLVDELLDFSNNCSTENEEHPQGYNGKKPEKVEAENVTNLSGKQDFGELHFPENDEDNLEWLAHFVEDSFTYTAGKLPNQGEMKTPVQDSKSCFTTPVQTGSRTKRTTAARVWSLSLTESASTSSSSSSTTTTMSFSLSPCIVHTAESIVRKPAANKRRKKAAGGGVQPRRCSHCGVQKTPQWRAGPMGAKTLCNACGVRFKSGRLLPEYRPACSPTFSTQLHSNNHRKVLEMRRKMEVEGGGLARPGSEFLKN